Proteins from one Podospora pseudoanserina strain CBS 124.78 chromosome 1, whole genome shotgun sequence genomic window:
- a CDS encoding hypothetical protein (EggNog:ENOG503P4VD) yields the protein MRTRRSACLPAPLSTLLLALTAACSVCANLQPFQPAETAAIVAKRQQGCLSNFYSCANQGPAFNGVCCQNGQTCGLDANNEPACCPAGAICTGTAPASFVTPVPAATTAVSYVANNFFSFPYVATYFANREHCSAAARQCDANHEACQSQLQGHAGGAGYAVTIAVPGGGGTTVTAAAEVTYEPARATSICSSLSSVACNGLQASMCTMEGTTANGFYFGSGNAAPRPTAAAVGVVGAVAAGVAGLNLMNGF from the exons ATGAGGACCAGACGATCCGCTTGCCTACCAGCGCCCTTGAGCACGCTACTGCTGGCCCTCACTGCAGCATGCTCTGTTTGCGCCAACCTCCAGCCGTTCCAGCCTGCTGAGACAGCCGCCATTGTCGCAAAGCGGCAGCAAGGATGCCTCTCCAACTTTTACAGCTGCGCGAACCAAGGTCCCGCATTCAACGGCGTCTGTTGTCAAAACGGACAGACATGCGGCCTAGACGCTAACAATGAGCCGGCGTGCTGTCCAGCTGG CGCTATATGTACCGGCACCGCACCCGCAAGCTTCGTCACCCCCGTCCCGGCAGCCACGACCGCCGTGTCCTACGTCGCGAACAACTTCTTCTCGTTCCCCTATGTCGCCACCTACTTTGCCAACAGGGAGCACTGCTCGGCCGCTGCCAGGCAGTGCGATGCCAACCACGAGGCATGCCAGTCGCAACTTCAGGGCCATGCCGGCGGGGCAGGATATGCCGTTACCATCGCCGTTCCGGGCGGGGGAGGCACGACTGTGACGGCCGCGGCTGAGGTCACTTATGAGCCTGCTCGGGCGACAAGCATAT GCAGCAGCTTGTCCAGCGTGGCGTGCAACGGGCTTCAGGCTAGCATGTGCACGATGGAGGGGACAACCGCAAACGGCTTCTACTTTGGGTCTGGGAATGCAGCCCCAAGACCCACGGCTGCtgcggttggtgttgtcggtGCTGTGGCGGCCGGCGTGGCAGGGCTCAATCTCATGAACGGTTTCTAA
- a CDS encoding hypothetical protein (COG:S; EggNog:ENOG503NVP4) → MRDVDAPDIPVTPKPPFHPESPSEPRGVRARGYHDRPRHAADGLSVSSVVAMTGQSPSPDILSSDFVRHTGPRSRLSELRSFLRLPAVLILLLSPLTRPAAAASVPFENCLSDTYRNSQPPKLQWEPIHIDATFEATDRHSLRVTLWGNVTGSYTPVSLPPATSPDWADPNKTDGKLLGVPDVNKFTTLRARIKVLTYEPWSNLTDFCNDELKNGACPLGPVFGDWNGSDFGLVKDKLPFVSISNDFYSSYAFGSFSTSFEVIYGDQAEIITCVTANVTPDLGSLAWMLKFLPLAVLVFVGAATVFAAVFSPWGTSDVFHWSSNYGRDPDLLRLVTPGFGDCLQYIQFVVLTGGLTLNYPGFYQPIVSQAAWSVLMFNQSFVTQDPGWVSLRDGIYVADGAFGLQRLAQLAGMANPEDIWTGTIIWVLVIIAAITVLVQAGFVVQWLYRYFQKVSEEDLRAKNIPFTLGNVVRIVLNYFLMPIVALSTFQLVIAGQSPVYTVVVAVLALILIIGFAGWLLFLVAKTKPRAFLFDDLPTLLLYGPLYNTYSDEAAAFTMIPVLLNFVRGIAVGAVQPSGVAQVVILAICEVIHVLTLHAFRPFHSATSMNAYHTLFSALRLVTVLLMVVFVPSLGVPESEKGWIGYAILITHAGVLVLGFLLNAVQTIVEVVARMLGAGGDDIRGQSRGGLSKIFGMRQLSRRMSRRETGPSRQSQLSSSAMLDVDETSKAGYIMPGGRIRSESAGSMGVMMHHRHRSSSGFNTPSFDGPARPLESIAGSYTPTTSGEASNFSFLPSPGHPGRPQGSMTMQVPDPYYRPPRQRRPTIETTYSPTTKVGGSWTSSDWAQKRLSEPGTVQLNDPLEIGTQISRDATPAPYVVPFGPTRTDYSMREADFYYGVRGQRLNSDAPSRKLRTGPADPTRPMASAAGWFRNMFAPKGKDKGKGFEVVRSSRMPPAMQALNGGFEDDRAPQGIPVAMGVLRSGPIDSDSDDGTRSKNDALRSTDVDVPEQEPLNGPGSQQDDELDGLGSAPAVDAPPSLTDEDTGIASRSPTTSVRPGPNSSLQIEVPNVPRRSSKRDSNPQVQVPQLSLPSEAGRSSNLAPSGATSSRLPFERTPSQKRLSGSSAGVTEDFSQVELNDRSGSSDERPAGYGFVAKGSINRVDRETDLLGTSAEVIDERR, encoded by the exons ATGCGAGACGTTGATGCTCCCGACATCCCAGTTACACCCAagccccctttccatccaGAGTCGCCATCTGAGCCCC GTGGCGTCCGAGCCCGTGGCTACCATGATCGGCCCCGGCATGCGGCCGATGGGTTGTCCGTATCTTCGGTCGTCGCCATGACGGGTCAGAGCCCTTCGCCTGACATCTTGTCGTCCGATTTTGTCCGCCATACAGGCCCTCGTTCCCGGCTATCCGAACTGCGGTCCTTCCTCCGCCTTCCCGCTGTGTTGATATTGCTGTTGAGCCCCCTCACCCGTCCGGCTGCCGCTGCCTCCGTGCCGTTCGAGAACTGTCTATCAGACACCTACAGAAACAGTCAACCGCCAAAGCTGCAGTGGGAACCCATACACATCGATGCTACTTTCGAAGCAACCGATAGGCACTCTCTTCGGGTTACGCTGTGGGGGAATGTGACGGGCTCGTACACACCGGTGTCATTGCCGCCGGCGACCAGTCCGGACTGGGCTGACCCGAATAAAACCGACGGCAAGCTTCTGGGGGTGCCCGACGTAAATAAGTTCACCACGTTGAGAGCCAGGATCAAAGTCTTGACGTATGAACCTTGGTCCAATCTTACCGACTTTTGCAATGATGAGTTGAAGAACGGAGCATGCCCGCTTGGGCCTGTTTTTGGCGACTGGAATGGATCTGACTTTGG CCTAGTCAAAGACAAACTGCCGTTTGTGTCAATCAGCAACGATTTCTACTCGTCGTATGCTTTTGGATCGTTCTCGACGTCCTTTGAGGTTATTTATGGTGATCAGGCTGAAATCATCACTTGCGTGACAGCCAACGTGACGCCAGATCTGGGAAGTTTGGCTTGGATGTTGAAATTCCTACCCCTGGCTGTTCTGGTGTTTGTGGGTGCGGCAACAGTATTTGCAGCAGTTTTCAGCCCCTGGGGAACCAGCGATGTCTTCCACTGGAGCTCCAACTACGGTCGTGACCCCGATCTCCTTCGACTTGTCACCCCTGGTTTTGGAGATTGCCTTCAGTACATTCAGTTCGTCGTCCTCACTGGCGGCCTGACGCTAAACTACCCAGGATTCTACCAGCCTATCGTCAGTCAGGCAGCGTGGTCAGTACTCATGTTCAACCAGAGCTTTGTCACGCAGGACCCTGGATGGGTCAGTCTTCGGGACGGTATTTATGTTGCAGACGGTGCATTTGGCTTGCAACGCCTCGCCCAACTGGCCGGCATGGCGAACCCTGAGGATATATGGACTGGCACTATTATCTGGGTGTTGGTCATCATTGCCGCTATAACTGTCCTTGTTCAGGCCGGGTTTGTTGTTCAGTGGCTCTATCGCTACTTCCAAAAGGTCTCGGAAGAAGACTTGCGCGCCAAAAACATACCATTTACTCTCGGCAATGTTGTCAGGATTGTCTTGAACTATTTCCTGATGCCGATTGTCGCCCTATCGACGTTTCAGCTCGTCATCGCTGGCCAGTCACCGGTCTACACGGTGGTGGTCGCTGTCCTGGCTCTGATTTTGATTATCGGATTTGCAGGTTGGctgctttttcttgttgccaAGACCAAGCCTCGAGCTTTCCTGTTTGACGACCTCCCGACGCTTCTCCTTTATGGCCCGCTGTACAACACTTACTCGGACGAAGCCGCAGCTTTCACTATGATCCCTGTGCTGTTGAATTTCGTCCGCGGCATAGCAGTGGGAGCCGTGCAGCCTTCTGGCGTCGCTCAGGTCGTCATTCTTGCTATCTGCGAGGTGATACATGTCCTTACGCTGCACGCTTTTCGGCCGTTTCACTCAGCGACATCCATGAATGCTTACCACACGCTTTTCTCTGCGCTGCGTCTTGTCACAGTGCTcctgatggtggtgttcgTGCCATCACTCGGTGTTCCTGAGAGTGAAAAGGGCTGGATCGGCTATGCGATTCTCATCACTCACGCTGGCGTTCTTGTGCTTGGATTTCTCTTGAACGCAGTCCAAACTATTGTCGAGGTTGTTGCCCGTATGCTAGGggctggcggtgatgataTTCGGGGTCAGTCCCGAGGTGGATTGTCCAAAATCTTTGGCATGAGACAGCTTTCCCGCCGTATGTCTCGGCGTGAAACCGGCCCATCTCGCCAAAGCCAGCTCTCAAGTTCTGCCATGCTGGATGTCGACGAAACATCGAAAGCAGGCTACATCATGCCTGGTGGACGCATTAGGAGTGAGTCGGCCGGGAGCATGGGTGTCATGATGCATCATCGGCATAGAAGCTCGTCCGGGTTCAACACCCCTAGCTTTGACGGTCCCGCACGTCCACTGGAGAGCATTGCCGGCTCTTACACACCCACGACATCGGGAGAAGCCAGCAACTTTTCTTTCCTGCCATCTCCTGGACACCCCGGTAGGCCCCAGGGTTCCATGACCATGCAGGTTCCAGACCCGTACTATCGACCACCGAGGCAACGGCGCCCTACTATTGAAACGACCTATTCACCTACCACCAAGGTGGGGGGGTCATGGACGAGCAGTGATTGGGCGCAGAAACGCCTTAGCGAACCTGGGACGGTGCAACTGAACGACCCCCTAGAAATTGGCACTCAGATATCAAGGGATGCCACACCCGCGCCGTATGTGGTTCCTTTTGGTCCCACCAGGACTGATTATTCCATGCGAGAAGCGGACTTTTATTACGGAGTCAGAGGCCAAAGGTTGAACTCGGATGCGCCGAGTCGCAAGCTGAGGACTGGGCCCGCTGATCCGACTAGACCAATGGCTTCTGCGGCGGGTTGGTTCAGGAATATGTTTGCGCCTAAAGGCAAGGATAAGGGAAAGGGCTTTGAAGTGGTCAGAAGTTCACGGATGCCACCTGCGATGCAGGCGTTGAATGGCGGCTTTGAAGACGACCGAGCGCCCCAAGGAATTCCCGTAGCTATGGGCGTTCTTCGCAGCGGCCCGATTGACTCTGACTCTGACGATGGGACACGGTCAAAGAACGATGCTCTACGCTCGACAGACGTAGACGTGCCAGAGCAAGAACCCTTGAATGGCCCAGGAAGCCAGCAGGATGACGAGCTTGACGGCCTGGGAAGTGCACCAGCTGTTGACGCACCACCCTCATTAACCGATGAGGATACAGGGATAGCCTCTCGCTCCCCCACCACATCCGTGAGGCCGGGCCCCAATAGTTCATTGCAAATCGAGGTCCCAAATGTCCCCAGACGAAGCTCAAAAAGGGATTCGAACCCCCAGGTCCAGGTGCCACAGTTATCTTTACCCAGTGAAGCAGGTCGGTCAAGCAATCTCGCCCCATCCGGTGCGACCTCTTCGCGGCTTCCCTTCGAACGGACACCCTCGCAGAAGAGATTGTCTGGGTCCTCCGCGGGGGTCACCGAGGACTTCAGTCAAGTTGAACTAAACGACCGGTCAGGCAGCAGCGACGAAAGACCTGCCGGGTACGGGTTTGTAGCTAAAGGCAGCATAAACAGGGTCGATCGTGAGACTGATCTTTTGGGCACCTCGGCTGAGGTCATCGATGAAAGACGGTAG